In a genomic window of Roseiflexus castenholzii DSM 13941:
- a CDS encoding glycosyltransferase has product MNVYVRELSREFGRRGISVDIFTRAQERTAPAIVPIDQGVRLIHVRAGPSAPYDKNRLLDYLPEFIGRVRCFADSEDLHYDIIHSHYWVSGEAALALRRSWGAPVVHMFHTLGAMKNQVARGSEERETRQRVAVEGGILREADMIIAATPLDRAQMVWHYNADAEKIRVVPAGVDLRRFRPRDLVEARAALDLPPPPHRVVLLVARIEPLKGIDALIEAGALLLQRHPAWCGALTTLIVGGGGEEERAQWNAEQRRLDALRQRLDIADVVHFAGAQPQDRLPLYYAAADVVTMPSHYESFGMAALEALACGRPVIATNAGGPAFIVEDGVSGLLTPPADPVTLARHLERLLRDDAGRAAMGAAARERALRFGWEHVACDILSVYRDLLRQRSAWMRAG; this is encoded by the coding sequence ATGAATGTGTATGTTCGAGAATTGAGCCGCGAGTTCGGACGGCGCGGCATTTCGGTCGATATTTTCACCCGCGCGCAGGAACGCACCGCGCCGGCGATCGTTCCGATCGATCAGGGGGTGCGACTGATCCACGTGCGCGCCGGTCCATCAGCCCCCTACGACAAAAATCGTCTGCTGGACTATTTGCCGGAGTTTATTGGGCGGGTGCGCTGCTTCGCCGATAGTGAAGACCTGCACTACGACATCATCCACAGTCATTACTGGGTCTCCGGCGAAGCGGCGCTGGCGCTGCGCCGCAGTTGGGGCGCGCCTGTCGTGCATATGTTCCATACCCTTGGCGCAATGAAAAACCAGGTGGCGCGCGGGTCAGAAGAACGCGAGACCAGGCAGCGAGTCGCTGTCGAGGGAGGCATTCTGCGCGAGGCTGATATGATCATTGCAGCAACGCCGCTCGACCGGGCGCAGATGGTCTGGCACTATAACGCGGACGCAGAGAAGATCAGGGTTGTGCCGGCCGGTGTTGACCTGCGCCGCTTTCGACCCCGCGATCTCGTGGAGGCGCGCGCGGCGCTCGATCTGCCGCCTCCCCCACACCGCGTCGTCCTGCTGGTGGCGCGTATTGAGCCGCTCAAGGGGATCGACGCGCTGATCGAAGCCGGCGCGCTGCTGCTGCAACGCCACCCTGCGTGGTGCGGCGCGCTGACGACGCTGATCGTCGGCGGCGGCGGCGAAGAGGAACGCGCGCAATGGAACGCCGAGCAACGGCGATTGGACGCGCTGCGCCAGCGGCTCGACATCGCCGATGTCGTTCACTTCGCCGGAGCGCAACCGCAGGATCGTCTGCCGCTGTACTATGCTGCCGCCGATGTTGTGACCATGCCGTCGCACTATGAGTCGTTCGGAATGGCGGCGCTCGAAGCGCTGGCATGCGGCAGGCCGGTTATCGCCACGAATGCGGGAGGTCCGGCGTTCATTGTGGAAGATGGCGTGAGCGGGTTGTTGACCCCGCCAGCCGATCCGGTGACGCTGGCGCGGCATCTTGAGCGCCTGCTGCGGGACGATGCCGGGCGTGCCGCTATGGGCGCTGCGGCGCGCGAACGCGCGTTGCGGTTCGGCTGGGAACACGTCGCCTGCGATATTCTTAGCGTCTATCGTGATCTCCTCCGGCAGCGCAGCGCATGGATGCGCGCAGGGTAA
- a CDS encoding serine hydrolase domain-containing protein has product MQPVYSQSRNRRRRRHHAQRAATPVWRAVAIAAGALLIVLGTCSAPFITRRMQQEAAPPPTPLPAAVAPAPTVAASATPRPTQIPQPSATPAPPPTPTLMAGAGPGAPPLSPLGREIDAYLSGLTSSGQFQGAVLVAQNGEVVIARGYGNADDNVPNTVQTRFRLASVTKQFTAAAILALQQDGKLTVDDAICAYLDPCPDAWKPLTIRHLLTHTSGLVDYTAFAGFEPTEMNPATPQELVERFRDFPLSFAPGTLYHYCNSNYVLLGLIIERVSGMEYADYLEQRFFVPLGMTNTGYDTSRGTIIDGAQGYVTPGRKSGFLDASTLYAAGGLYSTVGDLFRWDQALSTEEALTRTQLEQMFTPALRNYGFGWKIETIDGRRRISHPGNMTGVATFFARYPDDRATIIVLANMEYANAEGIANYVASRMFAPAATTTPPTTR; this is encoded by the coding sequence ATGCAACCCGTGTACTCTCAATCCCGCAATCGTCGCCGACGGCGACATCACGCACAGCGTGCCGCAACGCCGGTGTGGCGCGCGGTTGCCATTGCCGCAGGCGCCCTGCTCATTGTGCTCGGCACGTGCAGCGCGCCGTTCATAACACGCCGGATGCAGCAAGAAGCCGCCCCGCCCCCAACCCCGCTTCCGGCAGCGGTCGCACCTGCGCCCACAGTTGCCGCTTCAGCAACGCCGCGCCCAACACAGATCCCGCAGCCATCGGCGACGCCGGCGCCACCGCCAACGCCAACCCTGATGGCGGGGGCGGGTCCCGGCGCGCCGCCGCTCAGCCCGCTCGGACGCGAGATCGATGCCTACCTGAGCGGACTGACGAGCAGCGGACAGTTTCAGGGCGCCGTGCTCGTCGCCCAAAACGGCGAGGTGGTCATTGCACGGGGGTACGGTAATGCCGATGATAACGTCCCCAACACCGTGCAGACCCGCTTCCGACTTGCGTCGGTCACCAAACAGTTCACTGCCGCCGCTATTCTTGCGTTGCAGCAGGATGGCAAATTGACCGTCGATGACGCTATCTGCGCCTATCTCGATCCCTGCCCTGACGCCTGGAAGCCGCTGACGATTCGCCATCTGCTGACGCATACTTCCGGGCTCGTGGACTATACCGCCTTCGCCGGGTTCGAGCCGACCGAAATGAACCCGGCAACGCCACAGGAACTGGTCGAGCGATTCCGGGATTTCCCGCTCAGTTTTGCGCCAGGCACGCTTTACCACTACTGCAATTCGAACTATGTGCTGCTCGGATTGATCATCGAGCGCGTGTCGGGCATGGAGTACGCCGATTATCTGGAGCAACGCTTCTTCGTTCCGCTCGGCATGACGAATACCGGCTATGATACCAGTCGCGGCACAATCATCGACGGCGCGCAGGGGTATGTCACACCCGGCAGGAAATCCGGCTTCCTCGACGCCTCCACTCTCTACGCCGCCGGAGGGTTGTACTCGACCGTCGGCGATCTCTTTCGCTGGGATCAGGCGCTCTCTACCGAAGAGGCGCTTACGCGCACCCAACTGGAGCAGATGTTTACTCCGGCGCTGCGCAATTACGGTTTTGGCTGGAAGATCGAAACCATCGATGGACGACGGCGCATCAGTCATCCCGGTAATATGACCGGCGTCGCCACCTTCTTTGCCCGCTACCCCGACGACCGCGCGACGATCATCGTGCTGGCAAATATGGAGTACGCCAACGCCGAAGGGATTGCCAACTATGTTGCATCGCGCATGTTTGCGCCAGCGGCGACCACAACCCCGCCAACCACGCGGTAA
- a CDS encoding Uma2 family endonuclease, translating to MSASAREAIVAPPDNPFPYGRRYVERTVPNGSITFEQAPLTLEDVLHPQEGDQVTHSNLHQHICVYLYTVLRRRLAGVTGAVVLYDVRIAWDDLALKAHRPDLAAIFGVREHKNWSAFDVAAEGVRPTVLIEITSPETRGIDLTVKFDEYDLAGVEFYYQ from the coding sequence ATGAGCGCATCTGCCCGGGAAGCCATCGTTGCGCCGCCAGACAATCCCTTCCCTTACGGCCGGCGCTACGTCGAGCGCACCGTGCCCAACGGCAGCATCACGTTCGAGCAGGCGCCCCTGACGCTGGAAGATGTGCTGCATCCACAGGAAGGCGACCAGGTGACCCATAGCAACCTCCATCAACACATTTGCGTGTACCTGTACACTGTCCTGCGCAGACGGCTGGCGGGAGTCACCGGCGCCGTCGTGCTGTACGATGTGCGCATCGCCTGGGACGACCTGGCGCTGAAGGCGCACAGACCCGACCTCGCAGCGATCTTCGGCGTACGTGAACACAAAAACTGGAGCGCCTTCGATGTCGCTGCCGAAGGGGTGCGCCCGACGGTGCTCATCGAGATCACGTCACCTGAAACACGCGGGATCGATCTGACGGTGAAATTCGATGAGTACGACCTGGCGGGCGTGGAGTTCTACTACCAATGA
- a CDS encoding RluA family pseudouridine synthase, which produces MLVTIPITDPGVSLRDALTAALGSEGEAAWLIARGGVWVNGRRVRDPDVRLPVDATVVVQRPPDGIYRDPVVTSAMILYEDADLIALDKPIDTYVEATPWDAEGHLRAALAHFLEVRDGSAPPLHLAHRLDRDTSGVLLLSKAPDVNAALQRAFREGAVRKTYLALCAGLPAFDEIEIETGHGRGRGGVFRVFPHEEIGRALPQGGTVKAMRTRLRVVRRMDDAALACATPLTGRTHQIRLHLAFLGHPLIGDVKYGGPSTWRGVVVQHHHLHAWRLELPHPRSGTALIIESPAPTWANLPDAKTLLAR; this is translated from the coding sequence ATGCTGGTGACGATTCCGATAACCGATCCGGGCGTATCGTTGCGCGACGCGCTCACTGCTGCACTCGGCAGCGAGGGTGAGGCGGCATGGCTGATCGCGCGCGGGGGAGTATGGGTGAATGGAAGGCGTGTACGCGACCCGGATGTGCGGCTTCCGGTTGACGCAACTGTCGTGGTTCAGCGCCCGCCCGACGGCATCTACCGCGATCCGGTTGTGACGTCGGCAATGATCCTGTATGAGGACGCAGACCTGATCGCGCTCGATAAACCGATAGACACCTATGTCGAGGCGACGCCGTGGGATGCAGAGGGGCACCTGCGCGCGGCGCTGGCGCATTTCCTGGAGGTGCGCGACGGTTCTGCGCCGCCATTACATCTGGCGCACCGCCTCGACCGGGACACATCGGGCGTTCTCCTGCTCTCGAAAGCGCCGGATGTCAACGCAGCGCTGCAACGCGCTTTTCGAGAAGGAGCGGTGCGCAAGACCTATCTGGCGCTCTGCGCCGGGCTGCCTGCCTTCGACGAGATCGAGATCGAAACCGGGCATGGGCGCGGACGTGGCGGCGTCTTCCGCGTCTTTCCGCATGAGGAGATCGGGCGCGCGCTTCCACAGGGTGGAACGGTCAAAGCCATGCGTACCCGCTTGCGCGTCGTTCGACGGATGGACGACGCGGCGCTGGCGTGCGCCACGCCCCTCACCGGTCGCACCCATCAGATTCGCCTGCACCTCGCCTTCCTGGGGCATCCGCTGATCGGTGATGTCAAGTATGGCGGACCATCAACCTGGCGCGGCGTTGTTGTGCAACATCATCACCTGCATGCATGGCGACTCGAATTACCGCACCCGCGCAGCGGCACGGCGCTCATCATTGAGTCGCCGGCGCCGACATGGGCGAATCTTCCTGATGCAAAGACGCTCCTCGCGCGCTGA
- a CDS encoding DUF4926 domain-containing protein — translation MNDTPKLLDVVALLEDIPDHDFRRGQVGTVRE, via the coding sequence ATGAATGACACACCAAAACTACTTGATGTCGTCGCACTGCTTGAAGATATTCCCGATCACGATTTCCGCCGCGGACAGGTTGGCACGGTGAGAGAATAA